A window of the Haloarcula litorea genome harbors these coding sequences:
- a CDS encoding class I SAM-dependent methyltransferase, whose product MKKSLDEHADRFSEHAADYDEEQDSPEYRACADLVVAHADPADDDVVLDLGTGTGAIAFGLADAAGEVVGRDISEGMLDRAREKAADRGVGNVGFGEGRFRDPQVPDGVDVDVVTSNFAMHHLGDDEKREAIDTIAALGPRRIVLGDVMFFGEPNPEEPFYSPEVDDPATVGVLVDAFTDAGYALTAVEMVGDQVGVLVAERQD is encoded by the coding sequence ATGAAGAAGTCACTCGACGAGCACGCGGACCGCTTCTCCGAGCACGCCGCCGACTACGACGAGGAGCAGGACTCCCCGGAGTACCGGGCCTGCGCCGACCTCGTCGTCGCCCACGCCGACCCCGCCGACGACGACGTGGTGCTGGACCTCGGCACGGGGACGGGCGCGATCGCGTTCGGCCTCGCCGACGCCGCCGGCGAGGTCGTCGGCCGGGACATCAGCGAGGGGATGCTGGACCGAGCCCGCGAGAAGGCCGCGGACCGCGGCGTCGGGAACGTCGGCTTCGGCGAGGGCCGGTTCCGCGACCCGCAGGTCCCCGACGGCGTCGACGTGGACGTCGTCACCTCGAACTTCGCGATGCACCACCTCGGCGACGACGAGAAGCGCGAGGCCATCGACACGATCGCCGCCCTCGGTCCGCGCCGGATCGTGCTGGGCGACGTGATGTTCTTCGGCGAACCGAACCCCGAGGAGCCGTTCTACAGCCCGGAGGTCGACGACCCCGCGACCGTCGGCGTCCTCGTAGACGCGTTCACCGACGCCGGCTACGC
- a CDS encoding poly-gamma-glutamate biosynthesis protein PgsC/CapC, with amino-acid sequence MLIATTIVLLGLLAGIAAAQLRGLRMGGVIVVPLVAVYLLRSFGTFPVFVISILAAYVAIGFVKQRVPLYGRQLFVLSILVGALVPVTAFELVAFGFDFRGAVAGVEFVGSILPGIAAYNFHRLELEERVLDAVVSLATLLFLTVVGIGLTIFVGLTPLSEVLSPLLLSPESDIAIAFGLTVDRPPLPVIASNRLTLGLVALGMAIAEFLRARYGLRVAGVIVLPLVALIAFRNVWLLPVWVVTSVLVYVGVRFVHRWTLLYGRVLLAVGIILGLLATISLSVVVPTRHGLLPFFVGLFGGITAYNVHVVPPAERPATVAATLAVLVVVTFAARLAIVPPPSGVLQDVRQVHLAAGALATVPALVAIYRLERIRPDGLRGSGLDDHGSGTERGAGRQ; translated from the coding sequence ATGCTCATCGCGACGACGATCGTGCTACTGGGGTTGCTCGCCGGCATCGCAGCGGCGCAACTCCGGGGGCTGCGGATGGGGGGCGTCATCGTCGTCCCGCTGGTCGCGGTGTATCTCCTGCGGAGTTTCGGCACCTTCCCGGTGTTCGTCATCAGCATCCTCGCTGCGTACGTCGCGATCGGGTTCGTCAAGCAGCGGGTGCCGCTGTACGGCCGCCAGCTGTTCGTCCTCTCCATCCTCGTCGGCGCACTGGTGCCGGTGACGGCCTTCGAGCTCGTCGCGTTCGGCTTCGACTTCCGGGGGGCGGTGGCCGGCGTCGAGTTCGTCGGCAGCATCCTCCCGGGGATCGCGGCCTACAACTTCCACCGCCTCGAACTGGAGGAGCGGGTCCTCGACGCCGTGGTGAGCCTCGCGACGCTGCTGTTCCTGACGGTGGTCGGCATCGGGCTGACCATCTTCGTCGGGCTGACGCCGCTCTCGGAGGTCCTCTCGCCGCTGTTGCTCAGTCCCGAGTCGGACATCGCCATCGCCTTCGGCCTGACCGTCGACCGGCCGCCGCTGCCGGTCATCGCCTCGAACCGCCTGACGCTCGGCCTCGTCGCGCTCGGGATGGCGATCGCCGAATTCCTCCGGGCGCGGTACGGCCTCCGGGTCGCCGGCGTCATCGTCCTCCCGCTGGTCGCGCTCATCGCGTTCCGAAACGTCTGGCTGTTGCCGGTCTGGGTCGTGACGAGCGTCCTCGTCTACGTCGGCGTCCGGTTCGTCCACCGGTGGACGCTCCTGTACGGCCGGGTCCTCCTGGCGGTCGGGATCATCCTCGGCCTGCTGGCGACCATCTCCCTCTCGGTCGTGGTGCCGACCCGGCACGGGCTCCTGCCGTTCTTCGTCGGCCTGTTCGGCGGCATCACCGCCTACAACGTCCACGTCGTGCCGCCGGCGGAGCGCCCGGCGACGGTGGCCGCCACGCTCGCCGTCCTCGTCGTCGTCACGTTCGCCGCGCGGCTCGCCATCGTCCCGCCGCCGAGCGGCGTCCTCCAGGACGTCCGGCAGGTCCACCTCGCGGCGGGCGCGCTGGCGACGGTCCCGGCGCTGGTGGCGATCTACCGGCTGGAGCGGATCCGACCGGACGGCCTCCGCGGGAGCGGGCTCGACGATCACGGGTCCGGGACCGAGAGGGGGGCCGGTCGGCAGTGA
- a CDS encoding Mur ligase family protein has translation MSRDWREAVAEFRELASAAADRAELARFARLAKRGVGEALGAGPLHRQRLADIDTRIAVTGVRGKSSSVRWLHDAFHGRGYDTLAKVTGDQARVIHNGTTREVGRGSQVRLYENERILAAVADEDVEVAIFENQGIRQYTTRLVNEQFVSPDVIFLTNVREDHLDTLGSDRVQIARSLARSVPQGTRVVCGEPDERLRRYLSAELDRRDAPVTFVDPPERVRSVPGAEIVYGLDEVLAAVGEPPMPEARLTEYVESLRPSWRRLPNGRVFNAAAVNDVQSTELVRRELVGATGTVIEPLLNLRADRRGRTASFIRYLTALYESGDIERTHVVGDSQRLFDLNTPFPVRRHDTERESAPAVLDDALAAGHPVLLMGNTVTEFMRDLQMTIDVRALDVDGERSETATVEDDDGSGLFGQPEPEAADAEDDSVPDDVGDLPWGDD, from the coding sequence GTGAGCCGTGACTGGCGGGAGGCCGTCGCCGAGTTCCGCGAACTGGCGTCGGCCGCCGCCGACCGGGCGGAGCTGGCGCGGTTCGCCCGGCTGGCCAAACGGGGCGTCGGCGAGGCGCTCGGGGCCGGCCCGCTCCACCGGCAGCGCCTGGCCGACATCGACACCCGGATCGCCGTCACCGGCGTCCGCGGGAAGTCCTCGTCGGTCCGCTGGCTCCACGACGCCTTCCACGGGCGCGGCTACGACACCCTCGCGAAGGTGACCGGCGACCAGGCCCGCGTCATCCACAACGGGACCACGCGCGAGGTCGGACGGGGGTCCCAGGTCCGCCTCTACGAGAACGAGCGCATCCTCGCCGCCGTCGCCGACGAGGACGTCGAGGTGGCGATCTTCGAGAACCAGGGGATCCGCCAGTACACCACGCGACTCGTCAACGAGCAGTTCGTCAGCCCCGACGTGATCTTCCTGACGAACGTTCGGGAGGACCACCTCGACACGCTGGGGAGCGACCGCGTCCAGATCGCGCGGTCGCTCGCCCGCAGCGTCCCGCAGGGGACCCGCGTCGTCTGTGGCGAGCCCGACGAGCGGCTCCGGCGGTACCTGTCGGCCGAACTCGACCGCCGGGACGCGCCGGTGACGTTCGTCGACCCCCCCGAGCGGGTGCGGTCGGTCCCGGGAGCCGAGATCGTCTACGGACTCGACGAGGTGCTCGCCGCGGTGGGTGAGCCGCCGATGCCGGAGGCGAGGCTGACCGAGTACGTCGAGTCGCTGCGGCCCTCGTGGCGACGCCTCCCGAACGGGCGGGTGTTCAACGCCGCCGCCGTCAACGACGTCCAGAGCACGGAACTCGTCCGACGCGAGCTGGTCGGGGCCACGGGGACGGTGATCGAACCGCTGCTGAACCTCCGGGCCGACCGGCGCGGTCGCACGGCGTCGTTCATCCGGTACCTCACCGCCCTGTACGAGTCGGGGGACATCGAGCGGACCCACGTCGTCGGCGACAGCCAGCGACTGTTCGACCTGAACACGCCGTTTCCCGTCCGGCGACACGACACCGAGCGGGAGTCGGCACCGGCCGTCCTCGACGACGCGCTCGCCGCCGGGCACCCGGTCTTGCTGATGGGCAACACCGTCACCGAGTTCATGCGCGACCTCCAGATGACGATCGACGTGCGCGCGCTCGACGTGGACGGCGAGCGGTCCGAGACGGCGACGGTCGAGGACGACGACGGGTCGGGACTGTTCGGGCAGCCCGAACCAGAGGCCGCCGACGCCGAGGACGACTCGGTGCCCGACGACGTGGGCGACCTCCCGTGGGGTGACGACTGA